The window CGATGACGCGTGGCTGGCCATCCGCGATCGCCTCACCCGAGCCGCCACACTGAAAACGGAACACTGAAAACTTCAAACTACCTCCTCCAACCTCACCGCGCGATGTTCCTCGACCGAGCGATAGCACGCGTCGACCAGCGCCATCGTACCAAGGTTGTCTCGGCCGCTGATTTCCGGCTCCGCGTGGTCTTCAAGGGCGCAGAGGAGTTGCGCCATCGGCCCGACAAACGCGTCCGGAAACCAGACTTCGTCCCAGCGCGGCTGGAACCAACGGCCGGGATGCGAGGCCACCGCGAAGTCCATCGTGCTCGGCACGCGCGTCGGATAGCCGGGCCAACCGATCGTGCCCTTGGCGAGTCCTTTTGTGCCTTCCACGCGCCAGCGGATCGCGGTATCAGTCGGCGTCACGTCTTGATCGGGTCCCGCCCAGACGTCGTCCCAGGAGGATGCGCGAAATTCGTTGGCGTACTCCAGGATGTACATCGCGATGCCGTCGCGATGCTCGAACTTGCGCAACGTGCGAGGATCGGGCCGCACGCTGGCGAAAACACGCTCCGGGTCGCCAAACCAGTAGCGAAACGTGTCGAGGTGGTGAATGCTCATGATGCGGAGCGTCACCCAGCCTTGCCGCTGTTGCCACGGCATCCAATGCGGGACGGCGCGCATGTCGATCGTGGCAATCACCGGTTCGCCCAGCTCGCCGCTGCTGAGCAACGACTTCATCGCGCGGACCGATTGGTCGTAGCGCATGTTCTGGTTCACGGCCAACGTGATCCCGGCCTCGTCGCAAAGTCGGACGATCTCCTTCGCTTCGACGTAATTCACGCCCAGCGGCTTCTGCGCGAGGATGCCGCGAATGTGCCCCGCATGTTGAACAACTTCGCGGACCACATCAAGCTGCACGTCCGGCGGCACCGCGATATCGACGACTTCAATCTCCTCGTCCCGCAGCAATTCCTGATAGGTCGCGTAGACCTTCGGAATCGCGTGCCGGATAGCAACTTCCTGCGCTTGCTCAGGACGGCGCGCCGAGATCGCCCACGGATTGAAGCCGGCCTGCCGATACGCCACCAGATGGCAATCAGCCATGATAAAGCCGGCGCCGATGCACCCGATCTTCGGATCACGATGGCGCGGCAGCTTCGGCAAATAGTCGAGTCGAATCGAGTCGGGGCAATCCATACGTTTCCTGCACGCGAGTGGGCGATCAGGAAACCAGTAGAACAAGTTGCCGGCGAGATTGCACGAGGATCAATGCGATGGCGCCGGCCCAATCGGAGGCTGTGGGAGGCGTCTCCGACGCCGATGGAGAAGACGTTGGCACCAGCTACAGCGCATACTCGCGCCGCGGTATCGATCATCGGCGTCGGAGACGCCTCCCACAGCCTTATTCATAAGACGCGCCGAACTACCGCCGCTCGCCCGTATCCAACAGCACGCCGACGGCCAAGGCCACGCGCCGATCCAGTTCCCGCTTCGGATCGGCCGTCATGTCCAAAACGTACTGATCAAACAGCGTGAATTTGCGGTCGAACTTGCCGAGCAGCCGCTCGTTCGTGCCGTCGCCGGCGACAATGATGTAGTTCGTCCGGAGCGCGCCCATCATCGGCCCGACGAATCGCCGCACCATCGCCAGCAGCAAAGAATCCTCCAATGCCACGCACAGCGACTTGCCGGTCGGCGTGAAGGCCACCCAACGCTTGCGGAAGATATTCGTCAACTGGTTCTTCCGCAGCCGCGCGAGCGGTGCGCCGAGCTCGTCCAGAATCTCGAAGTGCGAGAACAACAACTGAATGCGATTCACCTGCGTGATCGAAAGCAATCGCTCACGGCGCGTGTCGTCGCGATAGAACGTGACATGCCGTTTGGGATAGAGCAGCGCGAAGGCCACGACGCCGAGCACGAAGCCCAGGCCGATGCCGCCCAGTCCCGCGGTAGCTTGCCAGCCCTCGGGCTGACCCTTCAGCAATGACGCAATGCCGCCGCCCAGGATGATGCAGACGGTGACGCTCAATAGCGCTGCGGACAGCGCGAGCAACTGCCGCAGCAAGTGCGAAGGCCGTTCCACGAACAAGATGCGCTGGTTGTGATCGTCCGAGATGTAATACTTCTCGTTGATCGCAATCCGCTTTTGCACCAACAAAAAGCGATCCCGGTCGAAGGCTTCGTCCAGGGCGTGGATTTCGTGGATTTCCGGAGCGTCCATCGTCATGGCCATCGCAGCGGCTCGTGGTAAGCGGTGGGAATTGTCTTCGTAAAGATGAGAGACGTCCAGACGATTGGCAATCGCTGGCTGGAATTCTCGACGAAGCGGTGGTAGGTTTTCTTCCATCCAGCCCCTAACTTCCTCCCAGGTGGTACGATGCGCCCGCTGACAACCCTTGCGATGTTGATGGCACTTTGTGCCGCGAATCTGGCGGCGGCCGTGGAACCGTCCGCCACGTTGAACCTCTGGCCAGGTAAACCGCCAGGCGAAACCAAAGAACTGCCGCCCGAGGCGGATACCACCAAGGACTCGGACAATCTCATCGCGGGCCGCCGCTTGCAGCGGATCGGGAACGTCTCGACGCCAACGCTGGCGATCTATCGGCCTGCGCCGGAATTGGACACCGGTGCATCGGTCGTGATCTGCCCCGGGGGCGGCCATCACATCTTGGCCTACGACCTGGAAGGCACCGAAGTCGCCGAGTGGTTGAATACGATTGGCGTCACCGGCATCGTGCTCAAGTACCGCGTGCCGGCCCGTGATCAAGACAAACGTTGGCTGGCCGCCGTGCAAGACGGGCAGCGCGCCGTGAGCCTCACCCGCTCCAACGCCGAGGAGTGGAAGCTCGATCCCAAGCGAATCGGCATTCTCGGCT of the Planctomycetia bacterium genome contains:
- a CDS encoding Gfo/Idh/MocA family oxidoreductase — translated: MDCPDSIRLDYLPKLPRHRDPKIGCIGAGFIMADCHLVAYRQAGFNPWAISARRPEQAQEVAIRHAIPKVYATYQELLRDEEIEVVDIAVPPDVQLDVVREVVQHAGHIRGILAQKPLGVNYVEAKEIVRLCDEAGITLAVNQNMRYDQSVRAMKSLLSSGELGEPVIATIDMRAVPHWMPWQQRQGWVTLRIMSIHHLDTFRYWFGDPERVFASVRPDPRTLRKFEHRDGIAMYILEYANEFRASSWDDVWAGPDQDVTPTDTAIRWRVEGTKGLAKGTIGWPGYPTRVPSTMDFAVASHPGRWFQPRWDEVWFPDAFVGPMAQLLCALEDHAEPEISGRDNLGTMALVDACYRSVEEHRAVRLEEVV
- a CDS encoding alpha/beta hydrolase, which codes for MRPLTTLAMLMALCAANLAAAVEPSATLNLWPGKPPGETKELPPEADTTKDSDNLIAGRRLQRIGNVSTPTLAIYRPAPELDTGASVVICPGGGHHILAYDLEGTEVAEWLNTIGVTGIVLKYRVPARDQDKRWLAAVQDGQRAVSLTRSNAEEWKLDPKRIGILGFSAGGETAGLTAILEERQYEAADDVDQVSSRPDFAVLIYAGGFAEKDSPTLKPYVKLTSNTPPMFLVHAIDDPVPVANSLLLTLGLKQAGVPAELHVYSTGGHGYGLRQTEQPVTHWADRCGEWLRESGLLKRTP